In Candidatus Bathyarchaeota archaeon, one DNA window encodes the following:
- a CDS encoding thiolase domain-containing protein: MRKVAVIGVGHSKFGVRKDVNLSELTYEAVKPALEDATVSIPDINFVSYATVGGMYEESLPAVVAAEYNGFTGAGLVRCEAACASGSAAFYTSYLNVASGMSDLSMAVGMEKMTEVDTPTMIEMIGRAGSYLWEFHNFGMTFPAYYALYASAHMAKYGTTEEDLAEVAIKAHRYGAMNPNARFQSETDMDQVLSSFLVAWPLKLYDCSPICDGSAAVILASEEKTKELGIETPIWVKGVGHSSDTANLSKRSDFLGLRASVTASQKAYKMAGIGPGDLDVANVHDCFTIAELLAYEDLGLAERGQGADLLREGETEIGGRIPVNVDGGLKAKGHPVGATGCSMIYELTKQLRNEADTRNRQVPLNNNLALAHNVGGTGHYCYVTILER; encoded by the coding sequence TTGAGAAAAGTTGCTGTGATCGGAGTTGGTCATTCGAAGTTCGGGGTCCGGAAGGACGTCAACCTCTCAGAGCTCACCTACGAGGCCGTCAAACCCGCCCTCGAGGACGCCACAGTATCCATACCCGACATCAACTTCGTTTCCTACGCCACCGTCGGGGGGATGTACGAGGAGTCACTCCCTGCCGTAGTCGCCGCGGAGTACAATGGATTTACAGGCGCTGGGCTGGTTCGTTGCGAGGCTGCCTGCGCATCGGGGAGCGCCGCTTTCTACACTTCTTACTTGAACGTAGCCTCTGGTATGTCGGACCTCTCCATGGCCGTTGGAATGGAAAAGATGACAGAGGTGGATACCCCTACCATGATTGAGATGATCGGACGTGCAGGCTCTTATCTCTGGGAGTTCCATAATTTCGGGATGACCTTCCCAGCCTACTATGCACTCTACGCTTCCGCCCACATGGCTAAATATGGGACCACTGAGGAGGACCTCGCCGAGGTCGCAATCAAGGCCCATAGATACGGTGCCATGAACCCCAATGCGCGGTTTCAGAGCGAGACCGACATGGACCAGGTCCTATCCTCATTCCTCGTCGCGTGGCCCCTCAAGCTATATGACTGTAGCCCCATCTGCGATGGCTCTGCCGCTGTTATCCTCGCATCAGAGGAAAAGACTAAGGAGCTGGGCATTGAGACCCCCATCTGGGTTAAAGGGGTGGGTCACTCCTCTGATACCGCGAACCTCAGTAAACGCTCCGACTTCCTAGGACTCAGAGCCAGCGTCACAGCCTCCCAGAAGGCCTATAAGATGGCCGGGATAGGTCCCGGAGACCTTGACGTAGCTAACGTTCATGACTGCTTCACTATCGCCGAGCTCCTTGCATATGAGGACCTAGGCTTAGCCGAGAGAGGCCAAGGAGCAGACCTTCTCCGGGAAGGGGAGACTGAAATTGGGGGCAGGATCCCAGTGAATGTAGACGGGGGACTTAAGGCAAAGGGTCACCCAGTCGGTGCCACCGGCTGTTCCATGATTTATGAACTCACCAAGCAGCTTAGAAACGAGGCCGATACCCGGAACCGGCAGGTCCCTCTCAATAACAACCTAGCCCTTGCCCATAACGTGGGGGGCACGGGCCATTATTGCTATGTCACGATCCTGGAGAGGTGA
- a CDS encoding nitrilase-related carbon-nitrogen hydrolase, whose amino-acid sequence MIDRYTAAIIQFKRINPEEIPDVKKRGNENLKNVLETFESLETWDQILPVRLAVLPENILRHEFDTQCSSQEERVKTAVLVPGDETDKIAEKAKKHNTYVSASIHERDPEHPNYFFNTAFIMNPKGRIILKYRKVNPWIPLELSTSPHDVLDDYRAPLFPVVETELGNLACQICYDQFFPEVARQLAFNGAEVLLKPTIFPPYPQQFMFDPYDWYTIVNRMRSIENMLYGINCNGAKYGLSMIVDYLGRTLAQAAKGRQMTIGATIDVDELRDYRKKTKLHNMLQQVRTECYTYLDAKMWPANKPLLREGDYGEWAPKPPFYSER is encoded by the coding sequence TTGATTGACAGATACACAGCGGCGATCATCCAGTTCAAGAGGATCAACCCAGAGGAGATTCCCGACGTCAAGAAACGGGGGAATGAAAACCTGAAGAATGTCCTAGAGACCTTTGAGAGCCTCGAAACCTGGGACCAGATCCTTCCGGTCAGGCTCGCTGTTCTCCCGGAGAATATCTTGAGGCATGAGTTCGACACCCAATGCTCAAGCCAGGAGGAACGGGTCAAAACCGCTGTGCTAGTGCCTGGGGATGAAACAGATAAGATCGCAGAGAAGGCGAAAAAGCATAATACATATGTCTCTGCATCAATCCACGAGAGGGACCCGGAACACCCCAACTACTTTTTCAACACAGCTTTCATTATGAACCCTAAGGGCCGGATCATCCTCAAGTACCGCAAAGTGAACCCTTGGATCCCCCTTGAGCTCTCCACAAGCCCCCACGACGTTCTCGACGACTACAGGGCCCCCCTGTTTCCAGTGGTAGAAACGGAGCTGGGAAATCTGGCCTGCCAAATCTGCTACGATCAGTTCTTTCCTGAGGTTGCCCGACAGCTCGCGTTTAACGGGGCAGAGGTCCTCCTTAAGCCTACCATATTTCCCCCCTATCCACAGCAGTTCATGTTCGATCCCTATGATTGGTACACCATAGTGAACAGAATGCGATCCATCGAGAACATGCTCTACGGGATAAACTGCAACGGGGCAAAGTACGGTCTCAGCATGATTGTAGACTACCTAGGGAGAACCTTGGCCCAGGCAGCAAAGGGGCGTCAGATGACCATCGGAGCCACTATCGACGTCGACGAGCTCAGGGATTATCGGAAGAAGACAAAGCTCCACAACATGCTCCAGCAGGTAAGAACCGAGTGCTACACCTACCTTGACGCCAAAATGTGGCCTGCAAACAAGCCCCTACTCAGAGAGGGGGACTACGGAGAGTGGGCTCCGAAACCCCCCTTCTACTCTGAGAGATAA
- a CDS encoding Zn-ribbon domain-containing OB-fold protein — protein MWNSWPSIKSKPLNLEFTIPTDKIHKFWNYLEAGEFRTTRCKSCGSLTFPPVGDCLKCTDSDIEWVELDGRGEVVAFTHVIARPVSFQEHPPYTIVIVDLVECLKVLAWMERSEITEVKVGMDVRLVAGMTVDGEPSYWFVPR, from the coding sequence GTGTGGAATAGCTGGCCATCGATAAAATCCAAACCACTAAACTTAGAGTTCACTATACCCACCGACAAGATCCATAAGTTCTGGAACTATCTCGAGGCAGGGGAATTTAGGACAACACGCTGCAAGTCATGCGGTTCCCTCACATTTCCTCCCGTAGGAGACTGCCTCAAGTGCACAGACTCGGACATAGAGTGGGTGGAGCTTGATGGCAGGGGAGAAGTGGTGGCATTCACACACGTAATTGCCCGTCCCGTCTCCTTCCAGGAACATCCCCCGTACACTATCGTCATTGTGGATCTTGTTGAATGCCTCAAGGTTCTAGCTTGGATGGAGAGGAGCGAGATCACCGAGGTGAAGGTTGGAATGGACGTCCGTCTGGTGGCTGGGATGACCGTAGACGGGGAGCCTTCCTACTGGTTTGTCCCCAGATAG
- a CDS encoding 4Fe-4S binding protein, which translates to MAAESKVGVYLCECGGNISDVVDVEEIRNHVREWDNIAAIRKDNYLCSKPAQETILADIERHGLDRVVVAACTPRMHLHTFQEVLKRAGLNPYLLEFSNIREQCSWVHGPHLSEVATRKAERIIRGSYERSLYLDPLEETSEGASEEVLVIGGGIAGITASLELEAQGRMVHLVEREPSIGGHAARLTKVFPTMDCAQCIITPRIAEVGRKARINLLSYSEVQSVSGRPGNYSVTVQRKPRGVDPELCTACSICARVCPVKVPNEYNEGRSERPAVYLQFPQAVPSIYTIDFNHCTRCGLCADKCPSDAIRLDDEGALMTFEVGSIVFATGFRQYPAADLAEYGYGVYSDVITMLELERLTNLTGPTRGRMTRFSNGEDATKIAMVLCAGSRDKNRYIPYCSRICCMYSIKQAIMLREMLGKEVWVYYTDIRAAGRGYEELYWRAQKAGVIFVRGKASEVWRNSGSGRLVVRAEDTLTGRVLEEEFDTIALAVAMIPPKGLEELAQAASIPLGEDGFVQEKHPKLDPIESLKTGIYACGCSLGPKDLRDTVTDSLGVAAKVVTFLGKGRVFASPEKAYVDPGTCDGCGDCVPVCPVAAIILEDRKAEIDPFICNGCGGCVPICPHEAIDFKNSTRAQLRATLRGGLMDKEEGELRLIAFVEKTIGYTGVDFLGLDRAQYPESVTVVQVPTTAFLSIGHILDAFSAGADGVILIEGTKAIDEDFMKKRIEAFGDELEDIGVDGMRLYYSLIQLPAYKNIARIFENHHSTIKDLGPLNLDELKAVRSRLGI; encoded by the coding sequence ATGGCCGCGGAATCTAAGGTTGGGGTTTACCTCTGCGAGTGCGGGGGAAACATCAGTGATGTTGTGGACGTCGAGGAGATCCGGAACCATGTTAGGGAGTGGGACAATATCGCGGCCATAAGGAAGGATAACTACCTCTGCTCCAAGCCGGCCCAGGAAACAATTCTAGCAGACATCGAGAGGCATGGGCTTGACAGGGTCGTAGTAGCCGCCTGCACTCCCCGGATGCACCTTCATACGTTCCAAGAGGTCCTGAAGAGAGCAGGTCTCAATCCCTACCTCTTAGAGTTCTCCAATATCCGGGAGCAGTGTAGCTGGGTCCATGGACCCCACTTATCCGAGGTGGCTACCCGTAAGGCAGAGCGAATCATACGAGGGAGCTATGAGAGGAGCCTCTACCTGGATCCTCTCGAGGAAACTAGTGAAGGAGCCTCTGAGGAGGTCTTAGTAATAGGGGGGGGCATCGCCGGGATCACTGCTAGCCTCGAGCTCGAGGCGCAGGGCCGGATGGTCCACCTCGTGGAGAGAGAGCCTAGCATCGGGGGGCATGCCGCGAGACTCACCAAGGTCTTTCCTACTATGGATTGTGCTCAGTGTATTATAACCCCCAGGATCGCCGAGGTGGGAAGGAAGGCTAGAATTAACCTCCTCTCCTATTCTGAAGTGCAGTCCGTCTCAGGTCGCCCTGGGAACTACTCTGTCACCGTCCAAAGGAAGCCCCGTGGAGTAGACCCCGAGCTTTGTACAGCATGTTCTATCTGCGCCCGGGTATGCCCTGTAAAGGTCCCTAACGAGTATAACGAGGGGCGATCAGAACGACCCGCGGTATACCTTCAATTCCCTCAGGCGGTACCCTCTATATACACCATCGACTTTAACCACTGCACCAGATGCGGCTTATGCGCCGATAAATGCCCAAGTGACGCCATCCGTCTTGACGACGAGGGCGCCCTCATGACCTTCGAGGTGGGGAGCATCGTATTTGCCACGGGCTTCAGGCAATATCCCGCCGCCGACCTTGCCGAGTACGGCTACGGAGTCTATTCTGACGTCATTACGATGCTTGAGCTGGAGCGCCTCACAAATCTTACTGGACCCACCAGGGGCCGGATGACCCGGTTCAGCAACGGTGAGGATGCCACAAAGATTGCAATGGTGCTCTGCGCGGGATCCCGTGATAAAAACCGGTACATCCCCTACTGCAGCCGGATTTGCTGTATGTATAGCATTAAGCAGGCTATAATGCTCCGGGAAATGCTGGGAAAGGAGGTCTGGGTTTATTATACTGATATCCGCGCTGCAGGCAGGGGCTATGAGGAGCTCTATTGGAGGGCACAGAAGGCGGGGGTCATTTTCGTCAGGGGGAAGGCCAGCGAGGTATGGAGGAACAGCGGCTCAGGGAGGCTAGTGGTTCGAGCAGAGGATACCCTCACCGGAAGAGTCTTGGAGGAGGAGTTTGATACGATAGCCCTCGCCGTCGCGATGATCCCTCCAAAAGGTCTAGAAGAGCTCGCCCAAGCGGCCTCTATCCCTTTAGGGGAAGACGGCTTTGTCCAGGAAAAGCACCCCAAACTCGATCCCATCGAGTCCCTGAAGACCGGGATATATGCGTGCGGATGTTCCTTGGGCCCCAAGGACCTGAGGGATACAGTCACTGACAGCCTCGGAGTGGCTGCCAAAGTTGTTACCTTCCTGGGGAAAGGGAGGGTCTTTGCGAGCCCCGAGAAGGCCTACGTGGACCCGGGAACCTGCGACGGATGCGGCGATTGCGTCCCTGTCTGCCCCGTCGCCGCAATAATCCTTGAGGACAGGAAGGCTGAGATCGATCCCTTCATTTGCAACGGCTGCGGGGGGTGCGTCCCTATCTGCCCACATGAAGCCATCGACTTCAAGAACTCGACGAGGGCTCAGCTCCGGGCTACCCTTAGGGGAGGCCTGATGGATAAGGAGGAGGGAGAGTTGAGGCTCATCGCCTTTGTTGAGAAGACCATCGGGTACACTGGTGTAGACTTCCTTGGCCTCGACAGGGCCCAATATCCCGAGAGCGTAACAGTAGTCCAAGTACCTACCACCGCATTCCTTAGCATAGGCCATATCTTAGATGCCTTCTCCGCAGGAGCTGACGGGGTTATCCTTATTGAGGGAACTAAGGCCATTGACGAGGACTTCATGAAGAAGCGAATAGAAGCGTTTGGGGACGAATTAGAGGACATAGGGGTCGACGGGATGCGCCTTTATTACAGCCTCATTCAGCTCCCAGCCTACAAAAACATTGCCCGAATTTTTGAGAATCACCATTCTACTATTAAAGATCTGGGTCCTCTAAATCTAGATGAGCTTAAGGCTGTAAGATCTCGCCTTGGAATTTAG
- a CDS encoding (Fe-S)-binding protein, which yields MAEAQKFIHEFKLFKCIQCGVCTGSCPVSAKAGLNIRQLMREINLNRRVEIPPEDVLWSCTTCSACEARCPKELSPYKVILEMRGLAVEGGMVSSTVRDALESVFKHGNPWSRGRAKRSEWEESLDVPEFKKETEFLYYVGCTPAYDPRGQKTAKALVSIFSSAGVDYGTLGDKETCCGDTVYGMGEKGLFEMVVEDNTELFEERGVKSMVTTSPHCFNMFKNRYGNPSFEAQHYTQLLATLIDKGKLRFSRSFQKTVTYHDPCFLGRQNGIYEDPRKVLKAVPGLNFLELDRSRERGLCCEGGGGRILVDIPGERLAERRIRGAVEVGAEIIATACPFCLSTLEDAVLTSGLDHSVKVMDIAEIIAKVL from the coding sequence ATGGCGGAAGCCCAGAAATTCATCCATGAGTTCAAGCTTTTCAAGTGCATACAATGTGGGGTCTGCACAGGGAGCTGTCCTGTGTCTGCTAAGGCGGGTCTCAACATCAGACAGCTGATGCGGGAGATTAATCTCAACAGGAGAGTTGAGATCCCACCCGAGGATGTCCTCTGGAGCTGCACCACCTGCTCCGCCTGCGAGGCCCGATGCCCTAAGGAGCTCAGCCCATATAAGGTCATATTGGAGATGCGAGGGCTCGCCGTAGAGGGGGGAATGGTCTCATCGACGGTGAGGGACGCACTGGAGAGTGTCTTTAAGCATGGGAACCCCTGGAGTAGAGGGAGGGCAAAGCGTTCCGAATGGGAGGAAAGTCTTGACGTCCCTGAGTTCAAGAAGGAAACCGAGTTCCTTTACTATGTAGGATGCACCCCAGCCTACGATCCTCGGGGTCAGAAGACAGCAAAGGCCCTTGTGAGTATATTCTCCTCGGCGGGGGTTGACTATGGTACCTTGGGGGATAAGGAGACCTGCTGCGGGGACACCGTCTACGGGATGGGGGAGAAGGGTCTCTTTGAGATGGTCGTTGAAGACAACACCGAACTATTTGAGGAGCGCGGCGTCAAAAGTATGGTCACCACCTCCCCCCACTGCTTCAACATGTTCAAGAATAGGTACGGCAACCCCAGCTTTGAGGCGCAGCACTACACTCAGCTCCTCGCAACCCTTATTGACAAAGGGAAGCTCAGGTTTTCTAGAAGTTTCCAAAAGACCGTTACTTACCACGACCCGTGCTTCCTAGGGAGGCAAAACGGGATCTATGAAGATCCCCGAAAAGTATTGAAGGCCGTGCCGGGGTTGAACTTTCTAGAGCTGGATAGATCTAGGGAGAGGGGGCTCTGCTGCGAGGGAGGGGGTGGAAGGATTTTGGTAGATATACCAGGGGAAAGACTTGCTGAGAGGAGGATAAGGGGCGCCGTCGAGGTGGGGGCAGAGATAATTGCAACGGCTTGTCCCTTCTGCCTATCCACTCTGGAAGATGCGGTGCTGACGTCGGGACTTGACCACTCCGTTAAGGTCATGGACATTGCGGAGATTATTGCCAAGGTCCTGTAA
- the menA gene encoding 1,4-dihydroxy-2-naphthoate octaprenyltransferase, whose product MLDLTELHNHDEILSTMDVVNTAFVSTAAGSEIRSRMMHYWNDESFNIYLASMKGDPKTLQITENPTLSLLILNQGENINESAEVEVTGKAYLLKDGSEKNEAFKALAGRSPVVGYLKQTESLDLLDCIKVVPLLLKYRIFGEIVQGQPPTVLEFSENVVESNECSQLRSKLRHWTTALRFLSLVSVIVPIILGASIAWMRNGAFNLTYFILTLIGGLAVQAGSNVINDYYDYKSGNDNVNREYVRPFSGGSRMIQLGLLTPLEVLSGALALFALATGIGLFLSWKIGYTILVLGIIGVFSGYFYTAPPLNLASRGIGEAVVGLNFGVLMVLGSYYVQTGTLAVEPLVASIPVSLLIAAVLYINEFPDYVADKAVGKDTLVVRLGRNRAVFGFMMMFIGTYGALALALLYQILPIYASLGFLTIPFAVKAVGYATRYHSKSFDLVPANILTIITHLFTSLLLSLGYLIEGLGPENLGLSLLIGGAYAVFIIYMYKDMERKKNIFLGLKTSLQT is encoded by the coding sequence GTGTTGGATTTGACAGAGTTACATAATCATGATGAAATTTTATCTACGATGGATGTTGTGAATACCGCTTTTGTTTCTACGGCTGCTGGCTCTGAGATCAGGTCAAGGATGATGCATTACTGGAATGATGAATCCTTCAACATTTATCTCGCCTCTATGAAGGGAGACCCTAAGACCCTCCAGATCACTGAGAACCCCACGTTATCCCTTTTGATTCTGAATCAAGGGGAGAACATTAACGAATCTGCTGAAGTCGAGGTAACGGGAAAGGCCTACCTTTTGAAAGATGGATCTGAGAAAAATGAGGCTTTCAAGGCTCTAGCAGGGAGGTCCCCCGTAGTGGGATATCTAAAACAGACAGAAAGCTTGGACCTATTAGACTGCATCAAGGTGGTCCCCCTACTGCTCAAATACCGCATCTTTGGGGAAATCGTCCAAGGACAGCCGCCCACGGTGCTTGAATTCAGCGAGAATGTGGTTGAATCAAACGAATGCAGTCAGCTAAGGAGTAAGCTCAGACACTGGACAACTGCACTAAGGTTCCTGAGTCTAGTTTCCGTCATAGTCCCTATCATATTAGGAGCATCCATCGCCTGGATGCGGAATGGCGCATTCAACCTAACCTATTTCATCTTGACCCTAATCGGGGGACTGGCGGTCCAAGCCGGATCCAACGTGATCAATGACTATTATGACTATAAAAGTGGCAACGACAACGTGAACAGGGAGTACGTCAGGCCTTTCAGTGGAGGGAGTCGAATGATCCAGTTGGGGCTCTTAACACCCCTTGAAGTTCTCTCCGGAGCCTTAGCCCTCTTCGCATTAGCCACTGGCATAGGGCTTTTTCTATCCTGGAAAATCGGGTATACGATCCTTGTCCTGGGCATCATAGGCGTCTTCTCGGGTTACTTCTATACGGCCCCACCACTGAACCTCGCCAGCAGGGGTATCGGAGAGGCTGTTGTCGGGTTAAACTTTGGAGTCTTGATGGTCCTTGGATCTTACTACGTTCAGACTGGGACTCTGGCGGTTGAGCCGTTAGTGGCATCCATCCCCGTCTCGCTCCTTATCGCCGCCGTCCTTTACATTAACGAGTTCCCCGACTACGTCGCTGACAAGGCAGTAGGAAAGGACACCCTAGTTGTACGGCTGGGCAGGAACAGAGCAGTTTTCGGATTCATGATGATGTTCATAGGGACATATGGAGCTCTGGCATTGGCTTTGTTGTATCAAATTCTTCCAATTTATGCCTCGCTCGGTTTCCTTACCATCCCTTTTGCGGTTAAAGCAGTGGGATATGCAACCCGGTATCATTCAAAGTCCTTCGACCTCGTCCCCGCAAATATCCTGACAATAATTACTCATCTTTTCACGAGTCTCCTCCTGTCCCTAGGATACCTAATAGAGGGATTGGGACCAGAGAATCTGGGGCTTAGCCTCCTCATCGGTGGAGCCTATGCAGTCTTCATAATCTACATGTATAAAGACATGGAGAGGAAGAAAAACATCTTTCTGGGTCTGAAGACAAGCTTACAAACGTAA